ACGTGAACCTGGCGACGCCGGCCCGGTTGGCGGAGGCGGGGACGGCGGCCTGCCGGCGCCCGCCGGCGGGCGCCGGCAGGCCGCGGCTCGTGTACGTGGACGGGGTGCTGGACGCGGTGGTGTTGCCGGACGGCCGGTGGCGGTGGCTGGATCGCGCCGAGTTCCGGCACCTGCTCGGCCTGGGCGGCCGGGGCCGCGGGACTGCGCGGTGCGGGTCCGCGACGGCGGGCGCCGGTCCAGACGCCGGGGCGGGCGGCCCGGCGCGAAGCGCTGGCGCCGGGCCTGACGAGGCCACGGGGACGGTCGACCGGGCCGCGTGGATCGCCGCCGCGCGCCGCCTGGCCGTCCGGTTGGCGAGGGACGCGCAGGCCTTCGTGGCCGGGCTCGTCCCGTGGGACGATCTGGAACGGGCCCTCGACGGGGCCGGGACGGTCCCGGTGGCGCCTGGTGCGGACCACCGCCAGCCTGGGACGGCGGGCCGGGAGCGGGCCCCGGGCTAGGGGACCGGCCGCCGCGCGGGACGGCGCCCCCGCGCCCGCGGCGGCCGGCTCGGGAGCACACCGTAGCGGGGAGGATGGGCGTGGTCCGCAGCATGACGGGGTTTGGGCGCGCCAGCGCCCAATCGGGGCAGTACCGGCTGGGGGTGGAGGTCCGCACGGTCAACCACCGCTTTCTCGACGTGGCCGTGCGACTCCCGCGGGAGTACGCCGGCCTCGAAGAGAGGATCCGGCGTGCGGTGGCGCAGCACATCGAACGCGGGCGTGTCGACGTGTCCGTGCGCGTGGATCGCCTGACATCGCCCGTCAGGGCGATTCACGTTGACAGGGAACTGGCGCACGCGTATTATGAGGCGTTGAAGGAGCTGCGGCGGTCCTTGCGCCTGCCGGGCAGCATCGACGTCGACATGCTGCTCGGCCTCCCCGACATCCTGCGGGTGGAGCATGCCGAGGACGACGTGGATGCCCTGTGGGGCGACCTGGAGCCGGCCCTGGCCGAGGCGCTGGGACAGGTGGTCGCCATGCGCGAGGCCGAGGGCCGCGTCCTCACCCGCGACCTGGAAGAACGCGCCGCCCGGGTGGAGCGCCAGGTGGAGGCCATCGCGGGGCGGGCGCCGGCGGTGGTGGAGGCCTATCACCGGCGACTGCAGGCCCGGCTCGAGGAGTGGGGCCTCCAGGCCGTCGACCCCCAGCGGATCGCCGCCGAGGTGGCGTTGATGGCCGAGCGCAGCGACATCAGCGAGGAGTGCGTCCGGCTGCGCAGCCACTGCCGTCAGTTCCGGGCGCTGCTGGCGGGGGGCGGTCCGGTGGGACGGCGCCTGGAGTTCCTGCTGCAGGAGATGCACCGCGAGATCACCACCATCGGGGCCAAGGCCGGGGACCTGGAGATCGCGGGTCGGGTGGTCGACGTGAAGGCCGAGCTGGAGAAGATGCGGGAGCAGGTGCAGAACGTGGAGTGACGGGGGAGCGGGGGCATGGCCGGGACACCGGCCCCGGGGGGCCGGGTTCGTCCGAAGGGGCCGGGTCCGCCCGAGGGGGCGATGCGCGGCGGGTGGGGCGGCCGGTCGCGGTCGCCCAGGGCGGCGGTGCCGCGCGGTGCGGCGCGGCGGAGGCCGGAGCGAAGCACGAGGGTCGGGAGACCCACATCGGCAGCACGAGGGTCGGGAGACCCACGAGGGTCAGGAGACCCGGTCGCAAGGCGGGCGGGAAGGGAAGGGACGGTTCGTCCATGGACATCAAGCTGGTCAACATCGGCTTCGGCAACATCGTCTCGGCCCATCGCATCGTCGCCATCGTCAGCCCGGAGTCCGCGCCCATCAAGCGCATGGTCAGCGAGGCGCGCGACGACGGGCGGCTCATCGACGCGACCTACGGGCGACGGACGCGGGCGGTGATCATCGCCGACAGCAACCACATCATCCTGTCGGCCGTCCAGCCCGAGACGGTGGCCCATCGCCTGCTCAGCGCGCGTGAGGGCGAGTGAGGGAGGCCATGGAAGCGGGCCGAAGGGATGCCGCCCGGACCGGCCGGCGCCGCAGCGACGGCGATCCCTGGCCGGGCTTGATGATCGTCCTCTCCGCACCCTCGGGGGCCGGCAAGGGCACGATCCGCGAACGGCTGCAGCAGCGCCTGCCCGATCTGCTCTACGCCGTCTCGGTGACCACCCGGCCGCGGCGGCCCCACGAGGTGGACGGCGTGGACTACCACTTCGTGACGCCCGAGGAGTTCCAGCGGCTGGTGGAGGCCGGCGAGCTGGTGGAGTGGGCGCGGGTCTACGGCAACTACTACGGCACGCCCCGGGAGCCCATGGAGACCTGGCTCCGCGAGGGCCGCGACGTGATCTGCGAGAAGGACGTCCAGGGCGCCCTCAAGCTGATGGACATCTACCCCGAGGCGGTGTATATCTTTGCGATGCCGCCGTCGCTGGCGGAGCTCAAGCGGCGGCTGGAACGGCGGGGCACCGAATCCCCGGAGGCCAGGCGCCAGCGGCTGGCCAGCGCCGACATGGAGATGGCCTGCGTCGACCGGTACGACTACGTGGTGGTCAACGACGACCCGGACCGGGCCGCCGACGACATCCTGGCCATCATCCGGGCCGAGAAGCTGCGGGCCCGCCGGCAGCGGCACCTGGTGGAGCAGGTGCGGGCGGGCGGGCGCATCGGCGGCTAGCGGGCCGTGGTGCGGGGCAGCGGTCGGTCAGCCGCCCGCAACCTGGCCCGGGCGGCCGACGCGGGCCACGGGCGGCGGGTGGAGCTGCGGGCATGCCTACCGTCGTGGGCGGGTCCGTCGGCCAAGGGGGCCGCGGGGGGTCGGGCAAGGGCCGGCTCCGCGGCCGGCAGTCCGGTGCACGAGGCCGTCACCGCGTCCCGGGACCGCTCGGGCAGCGGCCGGTCCGGGGCGGGAGAGGGAAAGGGGGACGAAGGGGCGATGGAGCGTCAGAAGCGGGGCGAGTCTCCCCGGGTCACCCTGGACGAGTTGCTGGAGAAGGTGGACAGCAAGTACACCCTGGTCGTCCTGGCCGCGCGGCGTGCCCGTCAGCTGGTGGACGGCGCGGAGCCGGTGGTCGAGTCCCAGGCGGCCAAGCCGGTCACGGTGGCCCTGGAGGAGCTGGCGGCGGGCAAGCTCTCCTACGTGCCGGGCAAGGCGGGCATCAAGTGAGATGGCGCCGGGGGAGGGGACGCCGCACGCCAGCCCCCTGGCCGAGCGGCGGGTGATCCTCGGGGTGTCGGGCGGGATCGCCGCCTACAAGGCGGCAGAGCTGGCCCGCCGTCTGCAGGAGCGGGGGGCCCGGGTGGTGACGATCCTGACCGCCGGGGCCGCCCGCTTCGTCACGCCCTTGACCTTCGCCGCCCTCACCCATGAGCCGGTCTACACCGCCGACGACCTCTGGACGCCGCGACGCGGCGTGGAGCACGTGCGCCTGGCCGACGAGGCCGACCTGGTGATCGTGGCGCCGGCCACCGCGCACCTGCTGGGCCAGCTGGCGGCGGGGATGGCCGGCGACCTCCTCACCACGGTGATCCTGGCCACCGGCCTGCGGGTGCCGGTGCTGCTGGCGCCGGCGATGAACAGCCACATGTGGGCGCACCCGGCGGTCCAGGCCAACGTGGCGCGGCTGCGGGCGTGGGGATACCGGGTCATGGATCCGGAGCACGGCCCGTTGGCGGAGGGGTACGCCGGGGTCGGGCGCATGCCCGAGCCGGCCGCCATCGTCGCGCGGGCCGAGGCCCTGTTGGCGGCGCGTCGCGACCTGGAGGGCCGGACGGTGCTGGTCACCGCCGGTCCGACGCGGGAGCCCCTGGACCCCATCCGCTTCCTGAGCAACCGCTCGTCCGGCAAGATGGGCTTCGCCCTGGCCGAGGCGGCCCGCGACCGCGGCGCCCGGGTGGTCCTGGTGACCGGTCCCGTCCACCTCCCCGACCCCGCCGGGGTGCAGGTAATCCGGGTGGAGACGGCGGCCCAGATGCTGGAGGCGGTGCTGCGCCACGCGCCGGCGGCCGACGCGGTCATCAAGGCGGCGGCCGTCGCCGACTTCCGGCCGGCTCGCCCGGCGGCCCACAAGATCAAGAAGGAGGCGGGGGCGCCGGTGGTGGAGCTGGAGCCGACGCCCGACATCCTCAAGGAGCTGGGGCGCCGCAAGGCGCCGGGCCAGGTGCTGGTCGGGTTCGCCGCCGAGACCCAGGACCTGCTGGAGAACGCCAACCGCAAGATCCGGGAGAAGAACCTGGATCTGATCGTCCTCAACGACGTGACCCAGCCCGGCGCCGGGTTCGAGGTCGACACCAACATCGTCACCCTGGTCTACCGCGACGGTCGCCACGAGGCGCTGCCGCCCATGCCGAAGCGCCAGGTGGCCGACGCCATCCTGGACCGGCTGCCTTGGCCACGCGTCCGGCGGGAGGCCGACGCCGGCGACCGCACCGGGACGGAGGCCGGCGAGCCGTCGCGGGACGGGGAGCGGCGGGACGTCGCCGCGGGGCGGGGCGCGGCGCCGTCGGCGCCACCGATGGCCAAGTCCCGCGGATCCGGCGGCGGGACCGCGAGGGGAGGCGCAGGGTCGTGACCACGCCGCGGACGGGGGGATCGGACCCGGCGGCCATCGCCGCCGGGTCCGCGCCGTCCGGCGCCGGGGGGACGGCCGCCGACGGCCGGTGTCCCCCCGTGGCGGAGGTGGTGGTCGACATCGTCGCCCCCGACGTGGACCGCGTGTTCCACTTCCTCGTGCCTCCGGGACTCCGGGACCGGCTGGAGGTGGGACACCGGGTGACCGTGCCCTTCGGCCCCCGTCGGGTGGAGGGGACCGTGGTGGGCTTCACCGAGCAGCCGGGCGTGCCGCCTGAGCGCCTGCGCCCCATCGCCGCCCTGCGCGATCCCGTCCCCGTCCTGACCCCCGCCCTCATCGATCTCGCCCGCTGGATGGAGGACCGCTACCTCTGCCTGTTCGTCCAGGCGCTGCGCGCCATGTTGCCCCCCGGGGCGCGCGGCGATCGGGTGCGCCTGGCGCCCCGCCGTTGGGTGCGCCTGCTGCTGGACCCGGCGGAGGCCCGCCATCGGGCCGAGACCCTGGCCCGGCGGGCGCCGCGGCAGGCCGCGGTGCTGGAGCGCCTCGCCCAGGCGGCTCCCGCCGCGGTGCCCCAGGGGCCGCTGCTGGCGGCCGCCGGGGCGGGCCCAGAGGCGGTCAAGGCGCTGGCCCGCAAGGGGTGGGTCGCCGTGGAGGAGCGCGAGCCGGAGCCGGACGAACCGGCCGCGGCGTCAGAGCCGGCGGCGCGGCCGCCGGCTCTGACGCCGGAGCAGGCGGCGGCCTGGCGCCGCCTGGAGGCGGCCCTGGCGGCCGTGCTGGGCGACGCGGCGGGCGGCGACGCCCCGCCGTCCGGCGGGGGCGTCGCCGCCCGCCGCGGCCGGGGAACCGGCCCCGGCGCGGCCCGCGGCGGGCCGGCGACCGAGCCCGCGGCCTTCCTCCTGCACGGCGTCACCGGCAGCGGCAAGACGGAGATCTACCTGCGGGCCATCGCCGCGGCGCTGGCCCGGGGCCGCGGCGCCATCTGCCTGGTGCCGGAGATCGCCCTGACGCCGCAGACCGTGGCGCGCTTCCGGGCCCGCTTCGGCTCGCGGGTGGCGGTGCTGCACAGCGCCATGACCCCGGCCCAGCGGCTCGCCACCTGGCGGGCCATCCGCGCCGGGCGCAAGCCGGTGGTGGTGGGGGCGCGCTCCGCGGTCTTCGCCCCCGTGCCCAACCTCGGCCTGATCGTGGTGGACGAGGAGCACGAGACCAGCTACAAGCAGGAGGAGGCGCCGCGGTACCACGCGCGGGAGGTGGCCCTGGCCCGGGCGCGGCTGGAGGGGGCGATGGTGATCCTGGGCAGCGCCACCCCCGCGGTCGAGACGTACCACCGGGCCCTGGAGGGCGAACTGGGGCTGCTGGAGCTGGGGCGGCGCATCGGCGAGCGCCCCCTGCCCGCGGTGGAGATCGTGGACATGCGGCGGGAGTTCGGGCTGGGGCATCGCGCCCTCTTCAGCCGCCGCCTCGTGGACCTGCTGCGGCAGCGGCTGGCCGCGGGCGAGCAGGTGCTGCTCTTCCTCAACCGCCGCGGCTACCACACCGTGCTCCTCTGCCGGGAGTGCGGGTTCGTCCTGCGCTGTCCCCACTGCGACGTCACGCTGACCGTGCATCAGCTGGCCTCGGGGCGGCGGGTCTGCCGGTGCCACTACTGCGACCACCGCCAGGTGCCGCCGGCGCTGTGCCCCCGCTGCGGGGGCGTGGCCCTTCACCCCTTCGGGCTCGGCACCCAGAAGGTGGAGGAGGCCGCCCGGCGCCTCTTCCCCGGCGCCCGCATCCAGCGCATGGACGCGGACGTCACCGCCCGGCGCGGCACCCACGAGGCCATCTACCGGCGGTTCGCCGCGGGGCAGATCGACATCTTGATCGGCACCCAGATGATCGCCAAGGGCTGGGACGTCCCCGGCGTGACCCTGGTCGGCGTGGTGTCAGCCGACACCGCGCTGCACATGCCCGACTTCCGACGGCAGGAGCGCACGTTCCAGCTGTTGGAGCAGGTGGCGGGCCGAGCGGGGCGCGGGCCCCGGCGCGGCCTGGTGCTGATCCAGACCTACAGCCCCGACCATCCCTGCCTCCAGGCGGTGGCGCGCCACGACTACCGGGCGATGTACCGCCTGGAGGCCGCGGAGCGCCGCGAGCTAGGGTTTCCGCCCTTCGGGCATCTGATCCGCGCGGTGGTGGCCGGGCCCGAACGGGCGCCGGTGGAACAGGCGGCCAGCCGGCTGGCGGCCGCGTGGCGGCGGGCGGTGGACGAGGCGGCGGTGCCGGGGGCACGGGTCACCCCCGCGGCCCCGGCGCCCATCGAGCGGTTGCGCGGTCGCTGGCGCTGGCACGTCCTGGCCCGGGCCGTCGACGGCGCGGCCCTGCGGGCCGCCACCCGGGCGGTGATGGAGCGGCTGCGCGAGGCGTGGCCGCGGGACGTGCAGGTCCAGCTGGACGTGGATCCCTTCAGCATGCTATAGCCCGGCGCGTCCCCGCCGGTCGTGCGGGCCCTGGGAACAGGTAAAATCGAAGTTGGATGGGAGGGATGCCGATGGCCGAGGGCCCGCGGCGGCAGGGGCGGCGCGGGGACCGGCGACCGCAGGCCGAGCCGCTGCCCATCGTCAAGGGCGCGGACCAACCGGTGTTGCGGACGCCGGCCCAGCCGGTCCCCAAGGTGACGCGGGAGATCCGGCGGCTGCTGGACCGCATGGCGGCCACCATGTACGCCGCCGACGGGATCGGCCTGGCGGCCCCGCAGGTCGGCGTCTCCAAGCGCATCATCGTGGTCGACGTCGGCGACGGGCTGATCGAGCTGATCAACCCCGAGATCGTGCGCCGGGGCGAGGCGACGGAGGCCGGCTACGAGGGCTGCCTCTCGCTGCCGCGCATCCTGGCGGAGGTGGAGCGGCCCACGTCCGTCCAGGTGACCGGCCTCGATCGGCGCGGTCGCCGCGTCTGGGTGGAGGCGGAGGGCCTGCTGGCCCGGTGCCTGCAGCACGAGATCGACCACCTGGACGGCGTGCTGATCACCGACCGCGCCCGCAAGGTGGTGGAGCTGCCGCCGGAGAGCGAGCTGCGGGTGGTCTTCATGGGCACCCCGGCCTTCGCCGTGCCCAGCCTGGAGGAACTCCTGCGGCGGCAGGTGCGGGTGGTCGGCGTGGTCACCCAGCCGGACCGCCCCCAGGGTCGGGGGCTGGCGCCGGCGGCGCCGCCGGTCAAGGTGGTGGCCCAGGCGCACGACCTGCCCGTGCTGCAGCCCGAGCGGCTGGACGAGGCGGTGGTCGCGCAGCTGGAGGCGTGGCGGCCCGACCTGCTGGTGGTGGTCGCCTACGGCAAGATCCTGCCGCCCGCGGTGCTGGCGGTGCCGCGGCTGGGGGCCATCAACCTCCACGCCTCCCTGCTCCCCCGCCACCGCGGAGCGGCACCGATCCAGCGGGCGATCCTGGCCGGCGACCGGGTGACCGGCGTCAGCACCATGTGGATGGACGAGGGCCTGGACACGGGCGACATCATCCTCCAGCGGGAGGTCCCGCTGGACGAGGCGATCACGGCGGGCCAGCTCCACGACCGTCTGGCCCGGGCGGGTGCCGAGCTCCTGGGCGAGACCCTGCGCCTGGTGGCCGAGGGCAAGGCGCCGCGCCGTCCCCAGGACCCGGCGCAGGCGACGTCGGCGCCCAGGTTGCGGCCCGAGGAGGAGTGGGTGGACTGGAACCGGCCCGCCGTCGAGGTGGCCCGGCGGATCCGCGCCTTGGATCCGCGGCCGGGCGCCCGCACCCTCTGGCGCGGTCGGATCCTCAAGCTGTTTGGCGCCACCGTGACGCCACCCCAGGCGGCCGCGCCGGGGGCCGACGGGGCCAAGGCGACCGGGGCCGGAGGCGACCGGGGGCCGGAGCCCCGCGGCGGGCAGGGAGGGGCGGCGTCGGCGGATCCACCGGCACCGCCGCCGGGGACCATCGTGGCCGTGCGGCCCGAGGCCGTGGCCGTGCAGTGCCTGAACGAACCGGTGTGGATCCGCCGCCTGCAGCCGGCGGGCCGGCGGCCCCTGACGCCCCAGGAGATGGTCAACGGCTACCGCTTGGCCGTGGGCGAGCGCTTGCTCGCCCCGGCGGAGGCCGGTTCGTCCGATGCGGCGTCCGCCGGCCCGGCGCCCCACGGCCCGGGCGTCGAGGCCGTGGAGGCCCGCGGCCGCTAGGGTCGCGGCCGGGATGCTGCGCCGGACTTCCCCTCCGCCGGGGATCTGGGGTCGGCCGGGCTGCGGTCCCGGCGGCGGAGACCCGACCTCGGGCGGTGGGCGGTCGACGGGCCCGGCTTGTCGGGGGGCGGCGCGGTGGGGCTCGCGGCGCGCCGTGCCGAGCGGAGCCCGGGCGCCGGGGTCGACGCCCACCCGGTCCGGGCGCCAGGGCGTGAGCGGGCCGGGACGCCGGCGGCGAGCGGTGCCCTCGCCGCCGGCGGGAGCGCAGGTTGACTTGGTTTCCGAAAGGAGGGCGTGGACGTGTTCGTCTTCGACCCCCTGTACATGCTGTTCGTCGGGCCGGCCCTGCTGCTGGCGCTGTGGGCGCAGAGCAAGGTCTCGTCGGCCTACGCTACCTACGCCCGGGTGCGGGCGGCCAACGGCCTCACCGGGGCGGAGGTGGCGCGGCAGCTGCTGCACCAGGCGGGGATCGACGACGTGCGGGTCGAGCCCATCGGCGGGCGGCTGACCGACCACTACGACCCGCGCAGCAAGGTGGTGCGCCTGTCGGAGGGCGTCTACTACGGCTCCACCGTGGCGGCCCAGGGGATTGCCGCCCACGAGGTCGGCCATGCGATCCAACACGCCACGGGGTACGTGTGGCTCGGCCTGCGCAACGCCATCATCCCCGCCACCCAGTTCGGCTCGCAGCTGGCGTTTCCGCTGTTCTTCCTAGGACTCATCCTGAACCTGACGTCGCTGGTCGACCTGGGCATCCTGTTGTTCAGCCTGGCGGTGCTGTTCCAGGTGATCACCCTGCCCGTGGAGTTCAACGCCTCCAGCCGCGCGCTGGCGGCCCTGGCCGGCGGCGGCTACCTCCGCGGGGAGGAGGTGCGGGGCGCCCGGGCGGTGCTGCAGGCGGCCGCCCTGACCTACGTGGCGGCCATGGTGATGGCGGTGATGCAGCTGCTCTACCTGCTGGCCCTGCGCGGGCGCCGGGAGTGAGGCGATGATCGCAGCTGGTGACGGCCAGCGGGGGGCGCCGGCGGGGCGCCCCCTCGACGTGGAGGGCGCGGGGGGCGACGGGACGCGGGGGGAGCCGGGCGGCGGCACCGGTGGCCCCTCGTCGGGCGCGCCCCCCGGCGCGGCGCCGCCGGCCGCACGGCCACCGGTGCCCACCGGCGCCCACCGCGCCGCCGTGGGCGGCGGCACGGCCAAGGACGCTGCGGCACGGGCCGGGGAGGGTGCGCCGGCGCGGCCTCCCGTGCCGGCGGGTGCAGGCGGCGTGGGGCGCCAGGGGGCGCCGGGCGCGGCGGGGGCCCCGGTCCGCGCCGGCGTGGCGACGGGCGCCGGTGACCCGGGGCGCGCTCCCGTGGCCCCACGCGCAGGCGACGCGGCGCGCCCCCGCACGCCGGGGAGCGGCGCCGCCGTCAGCGGCCGGGACGCGGCCTTCCAGGCGCTCCTGGCCGCGGAGACGGGGTCGGTCTACGTGGACCAGGCCCTGACCAGGGTCCTGCGTCGGGCCGCGCTCTCCGCCCGCGAGCGGGCGCTGGCCACCGAGCTGGCCTACGGCGTGGCCCGGCGCCAGGGGACGCTGGACTGGGCCCTGGCGCACTTCTCCCGCCGGGCGCCGGAGCGCCTGGACCCGCCGGTGCGGGTCGCCCTGCGGCTGGGCGCCTACCAGCTCTGGTACCTGGACCGCATCCCCGCCCACGCCGCCGTGGACGAGTCCGTCCGGCTGGTGCGCCGCCACGGCCCGGCCTATGCCGCCGGGTACGTCAATGCCGTCCTGCGCGCCGCCGTCCGCCGCGGCTTCCCCCACGCGGCCGTGCCGCCGCGGGAGCGGGACCTGGCGGGCCACCTGGCCCTGGTCCATGCCCACCCGCGGTGGCTGGTGGACCGCTGGCTGGCCCGGCTGGGGCCGGAGGAGACCGAGCGGCTGCTGGCGGCCAACAACCGGGTCCCCCCGCTGTCGGCCCGCGTCAACCGGCTGCGCGCCGAGCCCCAGGCGGTGGCCGCCGCCCTGGCCGACCGGGGGGTGCCGGTGGAGCCGGGCCGGTTCGTCCCCGAGGCCTTGCGCATCGGCCACGGCGTGCAGCCGGCGGAGCTCGAGGCCTTCCGGGAGGGGGCCTTGACGTGGCAGGACGAGAGCTCCATGCTGGCGGTGCACGTCCTCGACCCCCAGCCGGGGGAGCTGGTGGTGGACGTGGCCGCCGCCCCGGGCGGCAAGTCCACCCACATCGCCGAGCGCATGGGCGACCGCGGCCGGGTGGTGGCCTGCGACGTCGATCGGCGCCGGCTGGCCAAGGTGGGCGAGGCGGCCCGGCGGCTGGGCCTGCGATGCATCGAGCGCCTGGCGTTGGACGGGCGCCGGTTGCCCGAGCGGCTGGGCGGGCGAGCCGATCGGGTCCTGGCCGACGTGCCGTGTACCGGCCTGGGCGTCATCGCCCGGCGACCCGACCTGCGCTGGCGCAAGGCGCCGGGGGACGTGGAGGCCCTGGCCCGGCTGCAGCGGGAGCTGTTGCGGGCCGCGGCGGCCTGCCTCCGGCCGGGGGGCGTGCTGGTCTACAGCACGTGCACCACGGAGCCCGAGGAGAACCAGCAGGTCGTCGAGGCCTTCCTGGCGGAGGCAGGCGGCGCCCTGGTCGCAGAGGACCTGCGGCCCTGGCTGCCGGCGCCGCTTCAAGACGAACCCGGCACCGAGCGAGGCTGGATCCAGCTCTGGCCCCATCGCCACGGGGTCGACGGGTTCTTCATCGCGCGGCTGCGGCGGGTGCGGTGAGCCGAAGCCCCGGTCCGGGCGGCCCGGCAGTCGAAGCCCGGGGCCAGGCGGCCCGGCGGCCTTGGCGGCCCGGGGGACGATGCCGGGGCGGGGCCCGGCAGCCGATGCCCGGGCGAGGGCCGGCCCGGCGAGGGGGAGCGGCACCGGGCGGGGCCCCGCCCGCGTCGCTGCCGAGGCGGGCGAGGTGAGGTGCCATGGCGGAGAGCAGGGGGCCACGGATGGTCGCGGCGGACTCCACGACGGTCCCGGCGACGGGCGGCGAACCGGCGGCGGCCGGTCCGGTGGCGGCAGGCGCCCCTGGGGACGCCGCCGGGTCCGGCCCGGCGGGGCGGGACGCGACGCCCGACCTCCTGCCCGTGCCCACCCGCCAGTGGGTCGGCCTGCTGCCGGAGGAACTGGCCGCAGCGCTGGCGACGTGGGGCGAGCCGTCGTACCGCGGCCAGCAGATCTTCACCTGGATGCACCGGCGCGGCGTGACGCGCTTCGCGGCGATGACCGACCTGCCCAAGGCGCTGCGGAGGCGCCTCGCCGCCCTGGGCGACCCGGTGGTCCCGGAAGTGCGAGCCGTCCAGGTCGACCCGGAGGATGGCACCCGCAAGTACCTGTTGGAGCTGGCCGACGGGCAGCTGATCGAGACCGTGCTGATGCGCTACCGGTACGGCCTCAGCCTCTGCGTCTCCAGCCAGGTGGGCTGCGCCATGGGGTGCCGGTTCTGTGCGTCGACCCTGGGCGGACTGGTGCGCAACCTGAGCGCGGCGGAGATGGCCGGCCAGCTGTTGGTGGTCAACCGCCACCTGGTCGTCCAGGGGGAGCGGGTGAGCCACCTGGTGGTCATGGGCATCGGCGAGCCGCTGCAGAACCTGGATGCCACCCTCCGCTTCCTGCGGATCGCCCACCACCCCAAGGGCGCGGGGATCAGCTATCGGCACATGACGGTCTCGACCTCGGGGCTGGTGCCCCAGATCCGCCGGCTGGCCGAGGAGGGCCTGCCCATCACGCTGGCGGTGTCCCTCCACGCGCCCAACGACGCGCTGCGCAGCTGGCTGATGCCGGTCAACCGCCGCTGGCCCATGGCCGAGCTGATGGACGCGTGTCGCGAGTACGTCCAGCGGACGGGACGGCGCATCACCTTCGAATACGTGTTGATCGAGGACGTCAACGACCGCCCGGAGCACGCCGCGGAGTTGGCCGACGTGTTGGCGGGCCTTGGGGGTCCCGTGCACGTGAACCTGATCCCGTGGAACCCCGTCAGCGAGCGACCGTTCAAGGCGCCGTCGCCCCAACGGGTCGAGGCCTTCGCCGCCGCCCTGCGCCGGCGCGGGGTCAACGTGACGGTGCGGCGGCAGCTGGGGCGGCGGATCGAGGCGGCCTGCGGCCAGCTGCGCCGGCGGGCGCTGGCGGCGGCGGGAGACGGGTCGAGCTGAGGGACGGCGGCGGCGCCGGCGCTGCCCAGCCTGGCGGGGGCGCGGCGGGGGGCCGGCGGGGCCGGTCGCGACCCACCGGTGCGCGAGGGACGCGAGGGAGATGGGCGCTCGCGCCGAATCCTCAAGCCGTCGGGATGCTCGCGCCTGAGGGATGCGGTGGGGGGGCGTCGCGCGGCCGCGGGGGCCGTCGCCGGGAGCGGCGGCGGCCGGGTCCCGCGACGCCTCGGGCCGGTGGCCTGTCCGCACATCGCCGGGTGAGGGGATGGCCCGGGGCAGGCCCGCCGGCCTCCGCGGCGCACGGAGGGAGAGGGCATGCCGGTGTTGCGCCTGGCCGCCCGCACCCACCCCGGGTGGGTGCGGGAGAACAACGAAGACGCCTACCTGGCCGAAGCCCTGCCGGGCGACGACGGCTGGCTGGTCGCCGTCGCCGACGGCATGGGGGGCCATCGTGCCGGGGAGGTGGCCAGCTGGCTGGCCCTGCGCACCCTGCGGGAGCAGGTCGTCGCCGGCGCCGCCCTCGCCGACGCGGTGCTGGCGGCCAACGAGGAGGTCTTCCGGCGCCAGGCGGGCGATCCGGGCCTCAGCGGCATGGGGACCACGCTGACGGCGGCGGTCATCGGCCGCGGCGGTGCCGTCGAGCTCTGCCACGTCGGCGACTCGCGGGCCTACCTGCTGCGGCAGGGCTACCTCGCCCGCCTCACCCGCGACCACTCGCTGGTGGAGGAGTTCGTCCGCAGTGGTGCGCTGACGGAGCAGGAGGCTCGTCGCCACCCCCAGCGCAACCTGCTCACGCGGGCCATCGGCACCGACGCCTCGGTGCCCGTGGATGAGACCACGGTCCAGCTCGAGCCCTCGGATCTGTTGCTCCTCTGCAGCGACGGCCTCAGCGAGGCGCTCCCCGACGCCATGCTGGCCGACCTGCTCGCCGCGGGCGGACCGGGCGACGTGGTGGCCCGGGTCGACGCCCTGATCCAGGC
The sequence above is drawn from the Thermaerobacter sp. FW80 genome and encodes:
- the priA gene encoding primosomal protein N', with protein sequence MTTPRTGGSDPAAIAAGSAPSGAGGTAADGRCPPVAEVVVDIVAPDVDRVFHFLVPPGLRDRLEVGHRVTVPFGPRRVEGTVVGFTEQPGVPPERLRPIAALRDPVPVLTPALIDLARWMEDRYLCLFVQALRAMLPPGARGDRVRLAPRRWVRLLLDPAEARHRAETLARRAPRQAAVLERLAQAAPAAVPQGPLLAAAGAGPEAVKALARKGWVAVEEREPEPDEPAAASEPAARPPALTPEQAAAWRRLEAALAAVLGDAAGGDAPPSGGGVAARRGRGTGPGAARGGPATEPAAFLLHGVTGSGKTEIYLRAIAAALARGRGAICLVPEIALTPQTVARFRARFGSRVAVLHSAMTPAQRLATWRAIRAGRKPVVVGARSAVFAPVPNLGLIVVDEEHETSYKQEEAPRYHAREVALARARLEGAMVILGSATPAVETYHRALEGELGLLELGRRIGERPLPAVEIVDMRREFGLGHRALFSRRLVDLLRQRLAAGEQVLLFLNRRGYHTVLLCRECGFVLRCPHCDVTLTVHQLASGRRVCRCHYCDHRQVPPALCPRCGGVALHPFGLGTQKVEEAARRLFPGARIQRMDADVTARRGTHEAIYRRFAAGQIDILIGTQMIAKGWDVPGVTLVGVVSADTALHMPDFRRQERTFQLLEQVAGRAGRGPRRGLVLIQTYSPDHPCLQAVARHDYRAMYRLEAAERRELGFPPFGHLIRAVVAGPERAPVEQAASRLAAAWRRAVDEAAVPGARVTPAAPAPIERLRGRWRWHVLARAVDGAALRAATRAVMERLREAWPRDVQVQLDVDPFSML
- the fmt gene encoding methionyl-tRNA formyltransferase; its protein translation is MAEGPRRQGRRGDRRPQAEPLPIVKGADQPVLRTPAQPVPKVTREIRRLLDRMAATMYAADGIGLAAPQVGVSKRIIVVDVGDGLIELINPEIVRRGEATEAGYEGCLSLPRILAEVERPTSVQVTGLDRRGRRVWVEAEGLLARCLQHEIDHLDGVLITDRARKVVELPPESELRVVFMGTPAFAVPSLEELLRRQVRVVGVVTQPDRPQGRGLAPAAPPVKVVAQAHDLPVLQPERLDEAVVAQLEAWRPDLLVVVAYGKILPPAVLAVPRLGAINLHASLLPRHRGAAPIQRAILAGDRVTGVSTMWMDEGLDTGDIILQREVPLDEAITAGQLHDRLARAGAELLGETLRLVAEGKAPRRPQDPAQATSAPRLRPEEEWVDWNRPAVEVARRIRALDPRPGARTLWRGRILKLFGATVTPPQAAAPGADGAKATGAGGDRGPEPRGGQGGAASADPPAPPPGTIVAVRPEAVAVQCLNEPVWIRRLQPAGRRPLTPQEMVNGYRLAVGERLLAPAEAGSSDAASAGPAPHGPGVEAVEARGR
- a CDS encoding zinc metallopeptidase, which translates into the protein MFVFDPLYMLFVGPALLLALWAQSKVSSAYATYARVRAANGLTGAEVARQLLHQAGIDDVRVEPIGGRLTDHYDPRSKVVRLSEGVYYGSTVAAQGIAAHEVGHAIQHATGYVWLGLRNAIIPATQFGSQLAFPLFFLGLILNLTSLVDLGILLFSLAVLFQVITLPVEFNASSRALAALAGGGYLRGEEVRGARAVLQAAALTYVAAMVMAVMQLLYLLALRGRRE